Within Winogradskyella helgolandensis, the genomic segment AACACTTCCTGCTCTATCGACTAAAAAATCGCTAATTAGGGCAAGATTATATCCTGTATGACGCTGAAAAAAGCCTTGAATATTTGATTTTAAATCGGTGTAAGCACTTTCTGAAATTCCGTATTTGATACGTTGATCTACTCCCATTGTTTGTAATACAAGCGCACCTCCAATAGATTGTCCCCAAATGCCTATATTGCTTAAACCTTCTTCATTAATTAAATCATCAATTAATTTCTGAATGTCTTTCGATTCTTTAATCCCATAAGTGAAAAACTGACCTTCGCTTTCTCCAAATCCTCTAATGTCCAATGCAACAGAATTGAAACCGTTGATTGATAGGAATTCACTCAGGTCAAGAAAATGTTCTTTCGTATGACTGCTGCCATGTAATAAAATAATAGTGCCTTTAGGTTTTGCTAAGCTAGAATAAGTAAGTATTGCATATTGTTTTAAGCCGTCATACGTTGTTATCGTTAGTTTTTTTCGTTTGAATTTTGAGTTATCATTTTGTTCAAGAGTAGAGCTGATAACTTTTTGAGTTTTAAATATTTCTATAATCGGATTTCTTCTTTCTGTTATCAAGCGAGGATAAATGAAATAGAAAATTAATAAGCCTACAACAAATAGAATTATAAATGTTCGTTTTAAAATTTTAGCAATTCGATTTTTTGTCATGAATTTAGATACTAAAATAGTACGGTCTCTACTATTTTTAAGTTTGTAAAATAATGATCAAAGATAATCATTTCGAAAAAAAGTTAAGTCACTAACTAATTGGTAGTTAAATTATTTTTATCTTTCAAGTAACTAAAAACAAAATCAATCATGAAAATTAATTACCGTTCAGTAGTTTTATTGCTGCTAACCTTGTGCTTGTCAAGTATCATTGAAGCACAACCCAAACAAACCGCATCTGTAGAAGGAATTACAGAATACATGCTAGATAATGGCCTCAAGGTCTTATTATTTCCTGATAATTCTTCACAAACCGTTACTGTGAATATTACCTACAAAGTAGGTTCTAGACATGAGGGTTATGGAGAAAAAGGTATGGCACACTTGTTAGAGCACTTAGTGTTTAAAGGTACGCCTAACCATCCGGATATTCCAAAAGAGTTAACCGCTCGTGGTGCAAGACCAAATGGAACAACATGGTATGATCGTACCAATTATTTCGAAACATTCAATGCTACAGAAGATAATATAGATTGGGCTTTAGATTTGGAATCTGATCGTATGGTGAATTCATACATTGCAAAGAAAGATTTAGATTCAGAATTTTCTGTAGTTCGGAATGAATTTGAATCTGGTGAAAATAGTCCAACAGGAGTGCTTATGGAGAAGGTTATAAGTTCAGCGTTCTTGTGGCATAATTACGGACAATCAACTATTGGTAATAAGTCAGATATTGAACGTGTGCCTATTGAAAATCTAAAAGCGTTTTATAAAAAGTATTACAGACCAGATAATGCTGTATTAATGGTTACTGGTAAGTTTGAGGTAGAAAAGACATTAGCTTTAATTGATGAAAAATTTGGCAGTATTAAGAATCCTGAAAATCCTTTAGTTGATGTTCCTACAATTGAACCAGCACAAGATGGTGAAAAAAGAGTAGAGTTAAGTCGCGTTGGGGATTTACAATTAGTATCGGCATTATTTCATACACCTGCAGGATCACATGAAGATTATGCTCCAATGGCTCTTGTTGAAAACATTTTAACGGACCAACCTTCAGGACGTATATATAAGGCCCTAGTAGAAGAGAAGCAAGCTTCGTCAGTTTGGAGTTTTTCACCTTTTACAAAAGAGCCTGGGTTTATGTATTTTAATGTCGATGTGCCTTCAGATAAATCGATTGAGACAGCAGAAACGACCTTATTAAACTTATTTGATGGGTTAAGAGAAAACCCAATTACGGAAGAAGAGCTTAAAAGAGCTAAGGCTAATATCTTAAAACAAATAGATCAGATTAGTAGAAACTCTTCATATTTAGGAACATTTACAAGTGAATTTATTGGAGCAGGTGACTGGAGATTAATGTTTATTCATAGAGATCGTATTGAGTCCGCTACATTAGAACAAGTAAACCATGTTTTGGGACGCTATTTTATTAAAACGAACCGGACTGTTGGGAATTTTATACCAACAAAAACACCTATGAGAATCGAAATCCCTCATACCGAAGGCTTAGAGGATTTAGTGTCTAACTATAAAGGAAAAGAAGCACTTAGTGCAGGTGAAGCGTTTGATGTTAGTTATGAAAACATTCAAAATACATTAGATTCTGGTGAGCTTTCAGAGAGTAAGATTGAATATGGATTTATAAAAAAGGATAATAGAGGTGAAACCGTAAATGTATCCTTTACGTTTAGAAATGGAGGAGTTGATGACTTAATGAATAAAGGGAATGTAGCTAGTTTTACGGCTAGAATGTTAAATAAAGGCACGACATCCAAATCTAGACAAGATATCGAAGATAAATTAAGTGCGTTAAAATCCTCAGTGTACTTTAGTGGGTCTAATGGAAAAACGACAGCTTACGTGAGTTCTACTAAGGAAAATCTTAAAGAGACATTAGAGCTTATGTCAGAGATGCTTAAAGCTCCTGCTTTTGATAAAGAAGAGCTAGAGAAACTTAAAACAGAAGAATTAGCAGGTATTGAAAGTAATAAAACAGAGCCACAATTTTTAGTTCAAAAAAGATTGGGTGCGATTAATCAGAAATATAAAAAAGGTCATCCTTTATATAATATGACTTTAGAGGAAGAGGTTGAGGCTATCAATAATGTTACGGTTGAAGGTATGCAAGCCTATTATAATGATTTCTATGGTATTTCAGATAGTGCTAACCTTATAGCAATAGGAAATATAGATGAAGAAGAATTGAAAACGTATTTTGAAACCGAATTTGCTGATTTTAAATCTGATTTACCGTACTCTGAAATTAAAGATCCGTTTTCAGGAAATAAGCCAGCAAACGAAAAGATCATCACTCCAGATAAGAAAAATGCCTTTACACTTGGTTTCTTAAACTTTGAAGGTAGTGAATACGATAAAGATTATGCGGCTTTACAAGTTGCGGGTTCTGTATTTGGTGGTGGTTTTCTAAATTCGCGTATTGCTACTAGATTACGTCAGCAAGATGGTGTCAGCTATGGTGCTGGAGGTGGCGTTAATGTAGATGGAAGTAAGGACGATAGAAATTCTGCGATGTATATTTATGCCATATACGCTCCTGAAAATGAAGCTAAGGTGCAACAAGGGTTTGAGGAAGAAATTGCACGTTTTATAAAAGATGGTATTACTGAGCAGGAATTAGAAGAT encodes:
- a CDS encoding M16 family metallopeptidase encodes the protein MKINYRSVVLLLLTLCLSSIIEAQPKQTASVEGITEYMLDNGLKVLLFPDNSSQTVTVNITYKVGSRHEGYGEKGMAHLLEHLVFKGTPNHPDIPKELTARGARPNGTTWYDRTNYFETFNATEDNIDWALDLESDRMVNSYIAKKDLDSEFSVVRNEFESGENSPTGVLMEKVISSAFLWHNYGQSTIGNKSDIERVPIENLKAFYKKYYRPDNAVLMVTGKFEVEKTLALIDEKFGSIKNPENPLVDVPTIEPAQDGEKRVELSRVGDLQLVSALFHTPAGSHEDYAPMALVENILTDQPSGRIYKALVEEKQASSVWSFSPFTKEPGFMYFNVDVPSDKSIETAETTLLNLFDGLRENPITEEELKRAKANILKQIDQISRNSSYLGTFTSEFIGAGDWRLMFIHRDRIESATLEQVNHVLGRYFIKTNRTVGNFIPTKTPMRIEIPHTEGLEDLVSNYKGKEALSAGEAFDVSYENIQNTLDSGELSESKIEYGFIKKDNRGETVNVSFTFRNGGVDDLMNKGNVASFTARMLNKGTTSKSRQDIEDKLSALKSSVYFSGSNGKTTAYVSSTKENLKETLELMSEMLKAPAFDKEELEKLKTEELAGIESNKTEPQFLVQKRLGAINQKYKKGHPLYNMTLEEEVEAINNVTVEGMQAYYNDFYGISDSANLIAIGNIDEEELKTYFETEFADFKSDLPYSEIKDPFSGNKPANEKIITPDKKNAFTLGFLNFEGSEYDKDYAALQVAGSVFGGGFLNSRIATRLRQQDGVSYGAGGGVNVDGSKDDRNSAMYIYAIYAPENEAKVQQGFEEEIARFIKDGITEQELEDAVKGWVQAQSVSRAKDNELSSTINNNLYYDRDMMFQKEIEEQVKGLTVEDVNKAIKTYFKDFKNWTVVNAGDYENFEIKKTDKKKIDD
- a CDS encoding alpha/beta hydrolase, which translates into the protein MTKNRIAKILKRTFIILFVVGLLIFYFIYPRLITERRNPIIEIFKTQKVISSTLEQNDNSKFKRKKLTITTYDGLKQYAILTYSSLAKPKGTIILLHGSSHTKEHFLDLSEFLSINGFNSVALDIRGFGESEGQFFTYGIKESKDIQKLIDDLINEEGLSNIGIWGQSIGGALVLQTMGVDQRIKYGISESAYTDLKSNIQGFFQRHTGYNLALISDFLVDRAGSVGDFDADDASPIKYAKSVTQPILVIHGDKDIAINISEGKANFSNIKSNDKEFIEVESAGHSDLWEVGGDKYFNQVLTFLNNNSTK